The following are encoded in a window of Tessaracoccus flavescens genomic DNA:
- a CDS encoding DnaJ C-terminal domain-containing protein: protein MSAQDWVDKDFYKVLGVSKDATDKDIKKAFRKLARQNHPDQHPGDAAAEARFKEISEANSVLSNPDSRREYDEIREMVANGGFGYGSGAGFPGAGGQYAYGNPAGGPYTYSYSTGGSAEDLFGQGAGFEDILGGLFGQDGAGFSGARRPRGPRKGADIEGEVTIGFLEAVKGTTVSMQLVSEVACTACGGAGITSGNPPQVCGSCHGTGRVRQAKTMKVRIPAGVDDGQTIRIKGKGSAGLNGGPAGDLLVRVHVTPHPLFGRKGRDLTVSVPVTVDELILGADIEVPTLEGGRVKVRIPECTPNRRTLRVRGKGVTTKAGTGDLLVTVEVVMPTSLNDRARQAMRDFADAVDQPNPRASILGRN from the coding sequence ATGAGCGCGCAAGATTGGGTTGACAAGGACTTTTATAAGGTCCTGGGCGTGTCGAAGGACGCTACCGACAAGGACATCAAGAAGGCCTTCCGTAAGCTCGCTCGTCAGAACCATCCCGACCAGCACCCCGGCGACGCTGCTGCTGAGGCCCGGTTCAAGGAAATCTCGGAGGCAAACTCTGTCCTGTCCAACCCCGACTCGCGACGAGAGTACGACGAGATCCGCGAGATGGTCGCCAATGGCGGCTTCGGCTACGGCTCCGGCGCAGGATTTCCGGGAGCCGGTGGCCAGTACGCCTATGGAAACCCCGCCGGTGGCCCCTACACCTACAGCTATTCGACTGGTGGGTCTGCCGAGGACCTCTTTGGCCAAGGTGCGGGTTTTGAGGACATCCTGGGCGGCTTGTTCGGCCAGGACGGTGCTGGCTTCAGCGGTGCTCGGCGGCCCAGGGGCCCTCGGAAGGGCGCTGACATCGAGGGGGAGGTGACCATCGGCTTCCTCGAAGCTGTCAAGGGCACCACCGTTTCGATGCAGCTGGTCTCTGAGGTGGCGTGCACGGCTTGCGGCGGCGCTGGCATCACCTCGGGAAACCCGCCACAGGTATGCGGCTCCTGCCACGGCACCGGGCGGGTACGCCAAGCCAAGACCATGAAGGTGCGCATCCCGGCAGGCGTCGACGACGGCCAGACCATCCGAATCAAGGGCAAGGGCTCGGCCGGCCTAAACGGCGGCCCGGCGGGCGACCTGCTGGTCCGCGTTCATGTCACCCCGCACCCACTGTTCGGCCGCAAGGGGCGAGATCTTACCGTGTCCGTGCCGGTCACCGTCGACGAACTCATCCTGGGCGCCGATATCGAGGTTCCCACCCTCGAAGGCGGACGAGTGAAGGTGCGTATCCCCGAATGCACCCCGAACCGGCGCACCCTGCGTGTGCGGGGCAAGGGGGTCACCACCAAGGCGGGAACCGGCGACCTGCTAGTCACCGTCGAGGTCGTCATGCCGACGTCGCTCAACGACCGGGCCAGGCAGGCAATGCGCGACTTCGCCGACGCCGTAGACCAGCCCAACCCCCGCGCTTCGATCCTTGGGAGGAACTGA
- a CDS encoding MerR family transcriptional regulator: protein MTTTDNSVHDGVVFTTSQVVLLTGLHRRTLEAFERAGIVSPRRSAAGQASYDQHDLVRLRQARNLVQRAGMDLDQVRQLFALQDQIEQTRQRLDQMVTELWEVLDRTVPTPSGRVFTTGSDGRAWPGRQTMTGRRRLQR, encoded by the coding sequence ATGACCACCACCGACAACAGCGTTCATGACGGTGTGGTGTTCACCACCAGCCAGGTGGTGCTCCTGACCGGTCTGCACCGCCGCACGCTCGAAGCCTTCGAGCGCGCCGGCATCGTGAGCCCACGCCGCAGCGCCGCCGGCCAAGCGAGCTACGACCAGCACGACCTTGTGCGGCTGCGCCAAGCGCGGAACCTGGTTCAACGCGCCGGGATGGACCTCGACCAAGTCCGACAGCTCTTCGCCTTGCAAGACCAGATCGAGCAGACCCGCCAACGCTTGGATCAGATGGTGACCGAGCTGTGGGAGGTCTTGGACCGGACCGTACCCACCCCCAGTGGGCGAGTGTTCACCACGGGCAGCGATGGCAGGGCATGGCCCGGCCGTCAGACGATGACGGGGCGTCGGCGCCTGCAGCGCTAA
- a CDS encoding DUF6297 family protein, producing MSTDQRFGDLGVVDEKQLKLLMRDWRRGRADRNIWQALSDGYVMVFSIVLIGAMIISSIVRAQQVVAVCDTDGCIAARGLLPWAAVAAVLAATLIVSRMFGPVVASAAEGFWLMDGPTDRRTLLGGRLVAAISFALVAGALLGALIAALTGSPLVAVGIWALAGGFGSAGLVAFAAAEQGLDRTWIVTAVQWLIGAVAIGTLVLLVGGAAGWFALGGLATLSVELAFIVAGVGLLLIVVAGFIAWRRLRGVRRQRLISGGSLLSGLQGAAFALEFALIRDILVEAKSKQRGHVNPTRGVGFGTKALVMRDVQRVWRQPLPLVTLAATVVVPYAIQALGLASLNPPISALVLMAALIPFMNSLRVLTRTKGLQRCFPFDPAQIKTAAMVVPAVLALLWAIAAFPAFLGLAGGVTADPLTAAASALVTGIAGFLGAVRWISAKPADYSGPIVATGVGAMPPGLIFSLLRGFDMVALVTLPIVFGWSAWISLVIAAIAFGFLRSGLDKDSLLEQQEEQKRMLEQKKARRNGTAAPKRKIQVQRRR from the coding sequence ATGTCCACCGACCAGCGCTTCGGCGACCTCGGCGTCGTCGACGAGAAGCAGCTCAAGCTGCTGATGCGCGACTGGCGCCGCGGCCGCGCCGATCGCAACATCTGGCAGGCACTCTCCGACGGCTACGTCATGGTGTTCAGCATCGTGCTGATCGGCGCCATGATCATCTCCTCGATCGTCCGGGCCCAGCAGGTGGTCGCGGTCTGCGACACCGACGGCTGCATCGCGGCACGCGGACTGCTTCCCTGGGCGGCCGTCGCGGCGGTACTCGCCGCCACCCTGATCGTGTCGCGCATGTTCGGCCCCGTCGTCGCGTCGGCTGCCGAAGGCTTCTGGCTCATGGACGGCCCCACCGACCGGCGCACGCTCCTCGGTGGACGCCTCGTCGCCGCGATCAGCTTCGCGCTCGTCGCGGGCGCCCTGCTCGGTGCGTTAATCGCCGCGCTGACCGGATCGCCTCTCGTCGCCGTCGGCATCTGGGCGCTCGCCGGAGGGTTCGGCTCGGCCGGGCTCGTCGCCTTCGCGGCCGCCGAGCAGGGGCTCGACCGGACCTGGATCGTGACGGCGGTCCAGTGGCTGATCGGCGCCGTCGCGATCGGCACGCTCGTGCTGCTCGTCGGCGGGGCGGCCGGCTGGTTCGCGCTCGGCGGGCTCGCGACGCTGTCGGTCGAACTCGCCTTCATCGTGGCGGGCGTCGGGCTTCTGCTGATCGTCGTGGCCGGTTTCATCGCATGGCGACGGCTGCGCGGTGTGCGCAGGCAGCGCCTGATCTCGGGCGGTTCGCTGCTCAGCGGACTGCAGGGCGCGGCCTTCGCGCTCGAGTTCGCCCTGATCCGCGACATCCTGGTCGAGGCTAAGTCGAAGCAGCGCGGGCACGTCAATCCCACCAGGGGCGTCGGCTTCGGCACGAAGGCGCTGGTCATGCGCGACGTGCAGCGCGTGTGGCGGCAGCCGCTTCCGCTCGTCACGCTCGCCGCGACGGTTGTCGTCCCTTACGCGATCCAGGCGCTCGGGCTGGCCAGCCTCAACCCGCCGATCTCGGCGCTGGTGCTCATGGCCGCGCTGATTCCCTTCATGAACTCGCTGCGCGTGCTGACCCGCACCAAGGGCCTGCAGCGCTGCTTCCCGTTCGACCCCGCCCAGATCAAGACCGCAGCGATGGTCGTGCCCGCGGTGCTTGCCCTCCTGTGGGCGATCGCCGCCTTCCCGGCCTTCCTCGGCCTTGCCGGGGGAGTGACCGCCGATCCGCTCACCGCGGCGGCCTCCGCCCTCGTGACCGGCATCGCCGGGTTCCTCGGCGCCGTCCGTTGGATCTCGGCGAAGCCCGCCGACTACTCGGGCCCGATCGTCGCCACGGGCGTCGGCGCCATGCCGCCCGGGCTGATCTTCTCCCTGCTGCGCGGCTTCGACATGGTCGCGCTGGTGACCCTCCCGATCGTGTTCGGCTGGTCCGCCTGGATCTCGCTCGTGATCGCGGCGATCGCCTTCGGCTTCCTGCGTTCCGGCCTCGACAAGGACTCGCTGCTCGAGCAGCAGGAGGAGCAGAAGCGGATGCTGGAGCAGAAGAAGGCGCGGCGGAACGGGACGGCGGCGCCGAAGCGGAAGATCCAGGTGCAGCGCAGGCGCTGA
- a CDS encoding ABC transporter ATP-binding protein, giving the protein MLQVDKLKKGYGPVTIVEGFSMKVHEGEAVALTGRNGAGKSTVLRCLVGADRPDEGTVTVGGVKVSETNPVIRRDVATVIDDLDFFPDLSVVEHLDLLARAHGLTDPDALVDEVLEEVQLVPQAGQLPSTLSSGQRRRLALATAFVRPRRLLVLDEPEQRLDVEGVEWLGRRLKTELEGGLAIVLASHEPALLQAIGAKQLRLGA; this is encoded by the coding sequence GTGCTCCAGGTGGACAAGCTGAAGAAGGGCTACGGCCCTGTGACGATCGTGGAGGGCTTCTCCATGAAGGTCCACGAGGGCGAGGCCGTCGCGTTGACCGGCCGGAACGGTGCGGGCAAGTCGACGGTGCTGCGCTGCCTCGTCGGCGCCGACCGCCCGGACGAGGGGACGGTCACCGTCGGTGGGGTGAAGGTCTCCGAGACCAACCCCGTGATCCGGCGGGACGTGGCCACCGTCATCGACGACCTCGACTTCTTCCCCGACCTCTCGGTCGTGGAGCACCTCGACCTGCTCGCCCGCGCCCACGGGCTCACCGATCCCGACGCCCTCGTGGACGAGGTGCTCGAGGAGGTGCAGCTCGTTCCGCAGGCGGGGCAGCTCCCCTCGACGCTGTCGTCGGGTCAGCGGCGCCGACTCGCCCTCGCCACCGCATTCGTCCGTCCCCGCCGCCTCCTCGTGCTCGACGAGCCCGAGCAGCGCCTCGACGTCGAGGGCGTAGAGTGGCTCGGCCGTCGGTTGAAGACGGAACTCGAAGGCGGGCTCGCGATCGTGCTCGCCAGCCACGAGCCGGCCCTGCTCCAGGCGATCGGCGCCAAGCAGCTGCGACTGGGGGCCTGA
- a CDS encoding demethylmenaquinone methyltransferase produces MQNSRAGLDKQHADVAAMFDGVAKRYDFMNSVMTGGQDRAWRRATVEAVAPRPGERILDLAAGTARSSAAIAERGAHVTAADLSFGMLREGLAQFPTLDFANVDALALPFHDDTFDAVTISYGLRNIDDTAAALRELLRVTRPGGRIVVNEFSTPTNPAFRYVYDRYLPVALPAMAKLSSNRAAYTYLAESIAAWPSQPELADVMAEVGWTDVEWQNHAGGIVALHRGWKAK; encoded by the coding sequence ATGCAGAATTCGAGGGCCGGGCTGGACAAGCAGCACGCAGATGTCGCTGCCATGTTCGACGGTGTGGCCAAGCGCTACGACTTCATGAACTCGGTGATGACCGGCGGCCAGGACCGCGCCTGGCGGCGCGCGACCGTCGAGGCGGTCGCGCCGCGCCCGGGAGAGCGGATCCTTGATCTGGCCGCGGGCACCGCACGGTCCTCCGCCGCGATAGCCGAGCGAGGGGCCCACGTCACGGCAGCCGATCTGTCGTTCGGCATGCTCCGCGAGGGGCTCGCCCAGTTCCCCACCCTGGATTTCGCCAACGTCGACGCGCTCGCGCTGCCCTTCCATGACGACACGTTCGACGCCGTCACCATCAGCTACGGCCTGCGCAACATCGACGACACGGCGGCGGCGCTGCGCGAGCTGCTCCGCGTGACCCGCCCGGGCGGCCGCATCGTCGTCAACGAGTTCTCCACCCCGACCAACCCCGCCTTCCGCTACGTCTACGACCGTTACCTGCCCGTCGCGCTTCCCGCGATGGCCAAGCTGTCGAGCAACCGGGCGGCCTACACCTACCTCGCCGAGTCGATCGCGGCGTGGCCGAGCCAGCCAGAACTCGCCGACGTGATGGCCGAGGTGGGCTGGACAGACGTCGAATGGCAGAACCATGCGGGAGGGATCGTCGCGCTGCACCGCGGATGGAAGGCCAAGTGA
- a CDS encoding TM0106 family RecB-like putative nuclease, protein MSFVLDAYSARSCPVKTFNTFDPTLPDLPLDESLREAFQGGSDFRDLVLERVVSSEGVVDLRAEGTWAEREAATLAALGAGTPVIVGGVLPLDLAGHRSGRPDALVRGADTAEGAPGYWPLKVKPYRVREKQLGSATLQTSTLANLLALRPLPDLRYRVYREGVLLELAHYWRLLESCGFASSEPLAAVVGDDRSEGGDPTATWVDLSTKFIRTYSKTAGHKLRSTLERYDHEHRFRVYVAENAAQRTGVDDPPPVVRPIRVKECEWCAWWQVCRPQIDDDDLSLRISKAPLDVRELQTLLSLGIKTVAELAVADVEAILPAYLPQTGHRDRAEQRLRQAARRARMLANGVDLERVSVEPIGVPRSAVEVDLDIETAEDGSVYLWGALLTDAEGTRYMHFSQFEHISGCRETALAKQLASWLLELAERHPDLLVFHYSDYERVHLQRLADRSDDPTLRKACDLIRDRFVDLFGFVRDNFVGVDGLGLKIVATRGAGFSWRDEEPGGLASQTWFKDAVDHQSESARDKARERVLEYNEDDVRATLAVRNWLTAFDA, encoded by the coding sequence ATGTCGTTCGTGTTGGACGCCTACTCCGCGCGCAGCTGCCCGGTGAAGACCTTCAACACCTTCGACCCGACGTTGCCCGACCTTCCCCTCGACGAGTCGCTGCGTGAGGCGTTCCAGGGCGGTTCCGACTTCCGCGACCTCGTGCTCGAACGCGTCGTCTCGAGCGAGGGCGTCGTCGACCTCCGCGCGGAGGGCACGTGGGCCGAGCGGGAGGCGGCCACCCTCGCCGCGCTGGGCGCAGGGACCCCGGTGATCGTGGGCGGCGTGCTGCCCCTGGATCTCGCCGGCCACCGCAGCGGAAGGCCGGACGCCCTGGTGCGCGGCGCCGACACCGCCGAGGGGGCACCCGGCTACTGGCCGCTCAAGGTCAAGCCGTACCGGGTCCGCGAGAAGCAGCTCGGCTCAGCGACGCTCCAGACCTCCACCCTCGCCAACCTGCTCGCGCTCAGGCCGCTGCCCGACCTGCGCTACCGCGTCTACCGCGAGGGGGTGCTGCTCGAGCTGGCCCACTACTGGCGCCTGCTCGAATCCTGCGGGTTCGCGTCGTCAGAGCCGCTCGCCGCCGTCGTCGGAGACGACCGGTCCGAGGGCGGAGACCCGACGGCGACCTGGGTGGACCTCAGCACCAAGTTCATCCGCACCTACTCCAAGACGGCCGGCCACAAGCTGCGCTCCACGTTGGAGCGCTACGACCACGAACACCGGTTCCGCGTCTACGTCGCCGAGAATGCCGCCCAGCGCACCGGCGTGGACGACCCGCCACCCGTGGTCAGGCCGATCCGCGTCAAGGAGTGCGAGTGGTGCGCCTGGTGGCAGGTGTGCCGTCCGCAGATCGACGACGACGACCTCTCCCTGCGCATCTCGAAGGCCCCGCTCGACGTGCGCGAACTCCAGACCCTGCTCTCGCTCGGAATCAAGACGGTGGCGGAGCTGGCCGTCGCCGATGTCGAGGCCATCCTTCCCGCCTATCTCCCCCAGACCGGGCATCGCGACCGAGCGGAACAGCGGCTGCGGCAGGCCGCACGACGGGCTCGCATGCTGGCCAACGGCGTCGACCTCGAACGGGTGAGCGTCGAGCCGATCGGGGTGCCCCGCTCCGCGGTGGAGGTCGACCTGGACATCGAGACGGCTGAGGACGGATCGGTCTATCTCTGGGGCGCGCTGCTGACCGACGCGGAGGGCACGCGCTACATGCACTTCAGCCAGTTCGAACACATCTCCGGCTGCCGCGAGACCGCCCTTGCCAAGCAGTTGGCCTCCTGGCTGCTCGAACTGGCCGAGCGTCACCCCGATCTGCTGGTGTTCCACTACAGCGACTACGAGAGGGTGCATCTCCAGCGCCTGGCGGACCGCAGCGACGACCCAACGCTGCGGAAGGCGTGCGACCTGATCCGCGATCGCTTCGTGGACCTGTTCGGCTTCGTGCGCGACAACTTCGTCGGGGTCGACGGGCTGGGGCTCAAGATCGTGGCGACCCGCGGCGCCGGGTTCTCCTGGCGCGACGAGGAGCCCGGCGGCCTCGCGTCGCAGACGTGGTTCAAGGACGCCGTCGACCACCAGAGCGAGTCGGCACGCGACAAGGCCCGCGAGCGGGTGCTCGAGTACAACGAGGACGACGTGCGCGCCACCCTCGCCGTGCGCAACTGGCTGACCGCCTTCGACGCCTGA
- the menD gene encoding 2-succinyl-5-enolpyruvyl-6-hydroxy-3-cyclohexene-1-carboxylic-acid synthase: MSSIELGSTILDALIGAGVTDLVLAPGSRSAALALAVERADREGRIRLHVRIDERVAAFTALGLGKASGRTAAVVTTSGTAVANLVPAAMEATTGGLPLLLITADRPAYAVGTGASQTGEQVGLFGTTVLGVVRLSSDSGTPDAWAAGVHRAVALAEGRRTRQPGAVQLNVEFEAPMVGELPPSRQRPLNVARSAGHEAVELDARRTVVLAGDAPPAVGAEARALAEVSGAPLLAEPTSNARSGGNAVPAYRHALLELADEIERVVVFGHPTLSRPVSALLASRHTEVVIVSDKATWIDPGHRAAVVADRVVLEPQDPAWLARWRSATWEPSRGGFTQRHVADAVLASLDQGDDLMFGSSSIIRAADVSPIRDDAPRTYANRGLAGIDGTIATATGLALVNGRPMTVLLGDLTAQHDLGALVRPPSEPWPQRLRVVVVDDQGGSIFRKLEQGAPEYAHAFDRVFLTPQGADLAAVAGALGWRSVTVSDATALDAALASDAEFILARL; this comes from the coding sequence ATGAGCAGCATCGAACTCGGCTCGACGATCCTCGACGCGCTGATCGGGGCAGGCGTCACAGACCTCGTGCTCGCACCGGGATCCCGCTCCGCCGCCCTCGCGCTCGCCGTCGAACGGGCCGACCGCGAAGGCCGGATCCGGCTGCACGTCCGCATCGACGAACGGGTCGCCGCCTTCACAGCGCTCGGCCTCGGTAAGGCAAGTGGCCGCACCGCCGCCGTCGTCACCACCTCCGGCACCGCCGTCGCCAACCTTGTCCCCGCCGCGATGGAGGCGACGACGGGCGGCCTGCCGCTGCTGCTGATCACCGCCGACCGGCCCGCGTACGCCGTCGGAACAGGCGCGAGCCAGACCGGCGAACAGGTCGGGCTCTTCGGCACCACGGTGCTCGGCGTCGTGCGCCTCTCCTCGGATTCGGGCACCCCCGACGCCTGGGCGGCCGGCGTCCACCGCGCCGTCGCGCTCGCCGAGGGACGTCGCACCCGACAGCCAGGGGCGGTGCAGCTCAACGTCGAGTTCGAGGCACCGATGGTGGGGGAGTTGCCACCGAGTCGTCAGCGACCGCTGAACGTCGCCCGTTCGGCAGGCCACGAGGCGGTCGAACTCGACGCTCGCCGCACCGTCGTCCTCGCGGGCGACGCCCCTCCCGCGGTCGGTGCGGAGGCGCGCGCCCTCGCCGAGGTGAGCGGGGCACCTCTGCTTGCCGAGCCGACGTCGAACGCACGATCCGGCGGCAACGCGGTCCCCGCCTACCGCCACGCCCTCCTCGAACTCGCAGACGAGATCGAGCGCGTGGTCGTGTTCGGGCACCCGACGCTGTCGCGCCCCGTCTCGGCGCTGCTCGCAAGCAGGCACACCGAGGTCGTGATCGTCAGCGACAAGGCCACCTGGATCGATCCCGGCCACCGCGCGGCCGTGGTCGCCGACCGGGTCGTGCTCGAGCCGCAGGATCCGGCCTGGCTTGCGCGGTGGCGCTCAGCCACGTGGGAGCCGTCGCGTGGGGGCTTCACCCAGCGCCACGTCGCGGACGCCGTGCTCGCCTCGCTCGACCAGGGCGACGACCTGATGTTCGGCTCCAGTTCGATCATCCGCGCCGCCGACGTCAGCCCCATCCGCGACGACGCCCCACGCACCTATGCCAACCGCGGCCTCGCAGGCATCGACGGCACCATCGCCACAGCAACGGGACTCGCTCTGGTCAACGGCCGACCCATGACCGTCCTGCTCGGCGACCTGACCGCCCAACACGACCTCGGCGCGCTGGTCCGCCCGCCGTCGGAGCCCTGGCCGCAGCGGCTGCGGGTGGTGGTCGTCGACGATCAGGGAGGCAGCATCTTCCGCAAGCTCGAGCAGGGCGCTCCCGAGTACGCGCACGCCTTTGACCGGGTGTTCCTCACCCCTCAGGGCGCCGACCTCGCGGCGGTCGCCGGGGCGCTCGGCTGGCGGTCGGTCACCGTCTCCGATGCGACCGCGCTCGACGCGGCCCTCGCTTCGGACGCGGAGTTCATCCTGGCCCGGCTCTGA
- a CDS encoding o-succinylbenzoate synthase codes for MSAPVVYDIAMEVPFRGLTRRSGILFEGPAGWAEWSPFPEYGDEEAATWLTAALEAAAHGYPDRVRDRVEVNGIVPALDPEAAAARAVASGCQTIKIKVAGPGSGLDDDVARVAAVRAALPDARLRVDANGEWSLDQARIAVDELAPFGLEYVEQPCATVEDLARLRALDKGVPVAADESIRRAGDPMRVKQAGAADIAVLKVQPLGGVRACLRLAEELAMPVVVSSAVETSVGLAAGVALAGALPDLPYACGLETQRLLSADVTRAPLAPHDGWLPVTPVEVDADLLEASRATGDVVDFWLARWERVRHILQGQR; via the coding sequence ATGAGCGCGCCGGTCGTCTACGACATTGCGATGGAGGTGCCGTTCAGGGGCCTCACCCGCCGCTCCGGCATCCTGTTCGAGGGGCCGGCCGGATGGGCCGAGTGGAGCCCGTTTCCCGAGTACGGCGACGAGGAGGCGGCGACCTGGCTGACCGCCGCGCTCGAGGCGGCGGCACACGGCTACCCCGATCGCGTGCGCGACCGGGTCGAGGTCAACGGCATCGTCCCCGCCCTTGACCCTGAGGCGGCCGCCGCCCGCGCCGTCGCCTCCGGCTGCCAGACCATCAAGATCAAGGTCGCGGGCCCGGGGTCAGGGCTCGACGACGATGTGGCCCGGGTCGCCGCCGTCCGGGCAGCGCTTCCCGACGCGAGGCTCCGGGTCGACGCCAACGGAGAGTGGAGTCTCGACCAGGCCCGCATCGCCGTCGACGAGCTCGCCCCGTTCGGGCTCGAGTACGTCGAACAGCCCTGCGCGACGGTCGAGGACCTCGCGCGGCTCCGGGCCCTCGACAAGGGCGTGCCCGTCGCCGCCGACGAGTCGATCCGCCGGGCTGGGGATCCGATGAGGGTGAAGCAGGCGGGCGCCGCCGACATCGCCGTGCTGAAGGTGCAACCGCTGGGCGGGGTGCGCGCCTGCCTCCGGCTCGCCGAGGAGCTCGCGATGCCGGTCGTGGTGAGCAGCGCGGTCGAGACCTCGGTCGGCCTCGCCGCGGGGGTCGCGCTCGCGGGAGCCCTTCCAGACCTGCCCTATGCGTGCGGCCTCGAGACGCAGCGGCTGCTCTCGGCGGACGTCACCCGTGCACCGCTCGCCCCGCACGACGGGTGGCTCCCCGTCACCCCCGTCGAGGTCGACGCGGACCTCCTCGAGGCCAGCCGGGCGACCGGTGACGTCGTCGACTTCTGGCTTGCCCGCTGGGAGCGGGTCCGCCACATCCTCCAGGGGCAGCGATGA
- a CDS encoding 1,4-dihydroxy-2-naphthoate polyprenyltransferase has protein sequence MNDSLAIWVAGARPRTLPAAVAPILAGCASAAALGHVNWLIALLCLLVALALQVGVNYANDYSDGMRGTDDDRVGPVRLVASGLASAKAVKTAAFISFGIGALAGLGVVALSGQWWLLAVGALCILAAWFYTGGSKPYGYLGLGELMVFVFFGLVATVGTTYVIAGQAPLHAWIAGTSVGALASAILVANNLRDIETDRSSGKMTLPARLGDRGSRIFYACLCALAAAGIVVFAALTGWTALIALLAVLLLIDPLRRVLGGANGPRLIPVIQSTGFAEIGVGLGLLVGVYLG, from the coding sequence ATGAACGACTCTCTCGCCATCTGGGTCGCCGGGGCCCGCCCGCGCACCCTCCCCGCCGCCGTCGCGCCGATCCTCGCCGGCTGTGCGTCCGCCGCGGCGCTCGGCCACGTCAACTGGCTGATCGCGCTGCTCTGCCTGCTGGTCGCGCTCGCGCTGCAGGTCGGCGTCAACTACGCCAACGACTACTCCGACGGCATGCGCGGCACCGACGACGACCGGGTCGGCCCGGTCCGCCTCGTCGCATCGGGGCTCGCCTCGGCGAAGGCCGTCAAGACGGCCGCCTTCATCTCCTTCGGGATCGGCGCTCTCGCGGGTCTCGGCGTCGTGGCGCTGAGCGGCCAGTGGTGGCTGCTCGCTGTCGGTGCCCTGTGCATCCTCGCCGCCTGGTTCTACACCGGGGGCAGCAAGCCCTACGGATACCTCGGGCTCGGCGAACTCATGGTCTTCGTCTTCTTCGGGCTCGTCGCGACCGTCGGCACCACCTACGTGATCGCGGGCCAGGCGCCGCTGCACGCGTGGATCGCGGGCACCAGCGTCGGCGCGCTCGCCAGCGCCATCCTCGTCGCCAACAACCTGCGCGACATCGAGACCGACCGCAGCTCCGGAAAGATGACGCTTCCGGCCCGCCTCGGCGACCGCGGAAGCCGGATCTTCTACGCATGTCTCTGCGCGCTCGCCGCCGCAGGCATCGTCGTGTTCGCCGCGCTGACCGGATGGACGGCGCTGATCGCCCTTCTTGCCGTGCTGCTGCTGATCGACCCGCTCCGCCGGGTGCTCGGCGGCGCCAACGGGCCGCGCCTGATCCCCGTGATCCAGTCCACCGGTTTCGCCGAGATCGGCGTCGGGCTCGGCCTCCTCGTGGGGGTCTACCTCGGATGA
- a CDS encoding AMP-binding protein: MEDLAAPVERFLGGGPGLWLAPGQGTAPDGCVVVATSGSSGEAKLVVLSREALMAGADSAAERLGFAATWHLTLSPRYVAGLMVLVRGLTGDGVAIADPALATLEAGSGRNCVSIVGTQLYRALEDSAVVARLARFDAVLVGGAALRPDLRRRAEGEGIRVIETYGMSETCGGVVWDGLPLPGVEIRLGGHGRIAIGGPSVFEGYLGRPELTAETLVDGAVLTRDRGHLDGDRLVLDGRIDDVVISGGVNVDLAEVRAAVQALDPETEVLAVDDREWGARVVLFATGGSLELWRDRLRGRLPAACLPRQLVTLDAVPQGDGGKPDRARLLALLD; encoded by the coding sequence GTGGAGGATCTCGCAGCACCCGTCGAACGGTTTCTCGGGGGAGGCCCCGGGCTGTGGCTCGCCCCGGGCCAGGGCACGGCGCCCGACGGCTGCGTCGTGGTCGCCACCTCCGGATCCAGCGGTGAGGCGAAGCTGGTCGTGCTCAGCCGGGAGGCGCTGATGGCAGGCGCAGACTCGGCCGCAGAAAGGCTCGGCTTCGCTGCGACCTGGCACCTGACCCTCTCGCCCCGCTACGTCGCAGGCCTGATGGTGCTCGTGCGTGGGCTCACCGGTGACGGCGTCGCGATCGCCGACCCCGCACTCGCGACCCTCGAAGCAGGGTCGGGGCGCAACTGTGTCTCGATCGTCGGCACGCAGCTCTACCGCGCCCTCGAGGACTCGGCGGTCGTCGCCCGGCTCGCCCGCTTCGACGCGGTCCTCGTCGGTGGTGCGGCGCTGCGCCCCGACCTGAGGCGCCGCGCCGAGGGCGAAGGGATCCGAGTGATCGAGACCTACGGCATGAGCGAGACCTGTGGGGGCGTCGTCTGGGACGGCCTTCCCCTTCCCGGCGTGGAGATCCGCCTCGGCGGACACGGGAGGATCGCGATCGGCGGGCCGAGCGTCTTCGAGGGCTATCTGGGCAGGCCGGAACTGACCGCCGAGACCCTCGTCGACGGTGCCGTGCTGACCCGCGACCGCGGCCACCTCGACGGCGACCGGCTCGTCCTCGACGGCCGGATCGACGACGTCGTCATCTCCGGAGGAGTCAATGTCGATCTGGCAGAGGTCCGCGCCGCCGTCCAGGCGCTGGACCCCGAGACCGAGGTCCTCGCCGTCGACGACCGGGAGTGGGGCGCCCGGGTCGTGCTGTTCGCGACGGGCGGCAGCCTCGAACTGTGGCGCGACCGGCTCCGCGGACGGCTGCCCGCCGCCTGCCTGCCCCGCCAACTGGTCACGCTCGACGCCGTGCCCCAGGGAGACGGGGGAAAGCCCGACCGAGCCCGGTTGCTCGCCCTGCTCGACTGA